The proteins below are encoded in one region of Micromonospora yangpuensis:
- a CDS encoding DUF1775 domain-containing protein yields the protein MTRSDSQRSRAGALTALAVAVVGVLGWPGAAWAADVTSTPGQARQGDPVKFEIVVPEERPGARTSKVELRLPTAYPIGEAYPMSVDGWAPQITTRKLDEPVASIHGPLVDTVTAAVTWTRVGSATTGPNRFAVSMGPLPQAERMTFEVVQTYSDKTVVRWADPAGGAHPAPVLALLPAAPGGGADTGGGHGAHPTLSTRLAEPHEYGGSALYEPEEGGWLTADLLLGGGLVAGLGGGAAAGWLGTRWLRRRRDTTGEDDPKSGETQGNDEGTAAGSTAETAPTDTATTPADTKAAPADTATTPADTATTPADTKATPAETKATPAEPVTPADTVTPADAEAAPASPEATPAAPGTAPAGEAAVAR from the coding sequence ATGACCCGTAGCGACAGCCAGCGGAGCCGGGCCGGGGCGCTGACCGCGTTGGCCGTCGCCGTGGTGGGGGTGCTGGGCTGGCCCGGCGCGGCCTGGGCGGCTGACGTCACGAGCACGCCCGGACAGGCCAGGCAGGGCGACCCGGTGAAGTTCGAGATCGTCGTCCCCGAGGAGCGCCCGGGAGCCCGGACCAGCAAGGTGGAGCTGCGCCTGCCGACGGCGTACCCGATCGGTGAGGCGTACCCGATGTCGGTCGACGGGTGGGCGCCGCAGATCACCACCCGGAAGCTGGACGAGCCGGTGGCGAGCATCCACGGCCCCCTGGTGGACACGGTCACCGCTGCGGTGACCTGGACCCGGGTCGGCTCGGCGACGACCGGGCCGAACCGGTTCGCGGTCTCGATGGGGCCGCTGCCACAGGCCGAACGGATGACCTTCGAGGTGGTGCAGACCTACTCCGACAAGACGGTGGTGCGCTGGGCCGACCCGGCCGGCGGTGCGCACCCGGCACCGGTGCTGGCGCTGCTTCCGGCGGCACCCGGCGGCGGGGCCGACACCGGTGGCGGACACGGCGCCCATCCCACGCTGAGCACCCGCCTCGCCGAGCCGCACGAGTACGGCGGCTCGGCCCTCTACGAGCCGGAGGAGGGTGGCTGGTTGACCGCCGACCTGCTGCTCGGCGGCGGGCTGGTCGCCGGCCTGGGCGGCGGGGCCGCAGCCGGCTGGCTGGGCACCCGCTGGCTGCGGCGTAGAAGAGACACCACCGGCGAAGACGACCCGAAGAGCGGCGAGACGCAGGGCAACGACGAAGGCACCGCCGCGGGCAGCACGGCGGAGACCGCCCCGACCGACACGGCAACGACCCCAGCCGACACGAAAGCAGCCCCGGCCGACACGGCAACGACGCCAGCCGACACGGCGACGACCCCGGCCGACACGAAAGCGACCCCCGCCGAGACGAAAGCCACGCCGGCCGAGCCGGTAACCCCGGCCGACACGGTAACCCCAGCCGATGCGGAAGCCGCTCCCGCCAGCCCGGAGGCGACCCCCGCCGCCCCGGGAACAGCCCCCGCCGGCGAGGCGGCCGTCGCCCGGTGA
- a CDS encoding class I SAM-dependent methyltransferase, with product MTTTDVRGVLERRYRSYAAGRPATPFAITSDGGPGHVIGAGEPAFTITVADARGARALASLDQFGVAVSYLRGWLDVDGDVAAALRMRDFFTDLHPLAWAARFAPALLRPGRRQAADDRDIAHHYDEDPDFFLTFLDTRHRCYTEGVFAADDEPLEDAVTRKLDLALTAIGVGPGDHVLEVGGGWGAFAEHAARRGINVTTLTLSVESERFLNSLFEREGLEVRVIREHLLGHTPDRRYDAVVNMGVTEHLPDYRRTLRAYARALRPGGRVYCDALAMRRKHSASTFMKRYIYPGSSTPLLLHQYLRHVARSPFELLSIADDRHNYHLTCREWARRLDAARDEIVQRWGDPLYRRFRLFLWGSAAGFDTGLVQAYRWVLHLP from the coding sequence GTGACCACCACGGATGTGCGCGGCGTGTTGGAACGCCGGTACCGCTCCTACGCCGCCGGCCGCCCGGCTACCCCGTTCGCGATCACCTCCGACGGCGGGCCGGGGCACGTGATCGGGGCGGGCGAGCCGGCGTTCACCATCACCGTCGCCGACGCCCGGGGCGCGCGGGCGCTGGCCAGCCTGGACCAGTTCGGTGTCGCCGTGTCGTACCTGCGGGGGTGGCTGGACGTCGACGGCGACGTGGCCGCCGCGCTGCGGATGCGTGACTTCTTCACCGACCTGCACCCGCTGGCCTGGGCGGCCCGCTTCGCCCCGGCACTGCTGCGCCCCGGCCGACGGCAGGCCGCCGACGACCGGGACATCGCACACCACTACGACGAGGATCCGGACTTCTTCCTGACGTTCCTCGACACCCGGCACCGCTGCTACACCGAGGGGGTCTTCGCCGCCGACGACGAGCCGTTGGAGGACGCGGTGACCCGCAAGTTGGACCTCGCCCTGACGGCGATCGGGGTCGGACCGGGTGACCACGTGCTGGAGGTCGGGGGTGGCTGGGGGGCGTTCGCCGAGCACGCCGCCCGCCGGGGGATCAACGTCACCACGCTGACCCTGTCGGTGGAGTCGGAACGGTTCCTCAACTCGTTGTTCGAGCGGGAGGGGCTGGAGGTCCGGGTGATCCGGGAGCACCTGCTGGGCCACACCCCGGACCGGCGCTACGACGCGGTGGTCAACATGGGGGTCACCGAGCACCTGCCCGACTACCGCCGCACCCTGCGCGCGTACGCCCGCGCGTTGCGCCCGGGTGGGCGGGTCTACTGCGACGCGCTGGCGATGCGCCGCAAGCACAGCGCGTCGACCTTCATGAAGCGCTACATCTACCCCGGCTCGTCCACCCCGCTGCTGCTGCACCAGTACCTGCGGCACGTGGCACGTTCCCCCTTCGAGCTGTTGAGCATCGCCGACGACCGGCACAACTACCACCTGACCTGCCGGGAGTGGGCCCGGCGGCTGGACGCCGCCCGCGACGAGATCGTCCAACGCTGGGGCGATCCGCTGTACCGCCGGTTCCGGCTGTTCCTCTGGGGCTCGGCCGCCGGCTTCGACACCGGCCTGGTCCAGGCCTACCGCTGGGTCCTCCACCTCCCCTGA
- the thrS gene encoding threonine--tRNA ligase: MSAPRTPVVADPVVVAAGTTAADAVAAAGLPASGPKAIVVVRDPQGQLRDLDWAPAQETTVEPVAIDTPDGLDVLRHSTAHVLAQAVQDVFADAKLGIGPPIENGFYYDFAVDKPFQPDDLAKIEKRMQEIVKSGQRFRRRRFDSLDEARAELAAEPFKLELIEVKGEGLDTAEVMEVGGGELTIYDNLAANEEKVCWSDLCRGPHLPNTRLIGAFKLMRSAAAYWRGSEKNPQLQRVYGTAWPTRDALKAYLKLLEEAARRDHRKLGADLDLFSFPDELGSGLPVFHPKGGIIRREMENYSRIKHEQAGYAFVNTPHITKGNLYEVSGHLDWYADGMFPPMEVDGANYYLKPMNCPMHDLIFRSRGRSYRELPLRMFEFGTVYRYEKSGVVHGLTRVRGMTQDDAHIFCTEEQMAGELKSLLAFVLELLGDYGMDDFYLELSTRNPAKSVGTDENWERATEALRSAAEESGLALVPDPEGAAFYGPKISVQVKDAIGRTWQMSTIQVDFNLPERFGLEYQAADGSRQRPVMIHRALFGSIERFFGVLTEHYAGAFPAWLAPVQVVGIPIREEHTEHLDGFVAALRAEGIRAQVDTGDDRMQKKIRTAQQQKIPFMVIAGDDDVAAGTVSFRYRDGSQRNGVPIDEAVTHVLDVVRTRTNTGPSA, encoded by the coding sequence GTGTCCGCACCCCGTACCCCCGTAGTGGCCGACCCCGTCGTCGTCGCCGCCGGGACGACGGCGGCCGACGCGGTGGCCGCTGCCGGGCTGCCCGCGAGCGGCCCGAAGGCGATCGTGGTGGTCCGCGATCCGCAGGGCCAGCTACGCGACCTGGACTGGGCCCCGGCCCAGGAGACCACCGTCGAGCCGGTCGCCATCGACACCCCGGACGGGTTGGACGTGCTGCGCCACTCCACCGCGCACGTGCTCGCCCAGGCGGTGCAGGACGTCTTCGCCGACGCGAAGCTCGGCATCGGTCCACCGATCGAGAACGGCTTCTACTACGACTTCGCCGTGGACAAGCCGTTCCAGCCCGACGACCTGGCGAAGATCGAGAAGCGGATGCAGGAGATCGTCAAGTCCGGGCAGCGGTTCCGCCGCCGCCGCTTCGACAGCCTGGACGAGGCGCGGGCCGAGTTGGCCGCCGAGCCGTTCAAGCTGGAGTTGATCGAGGTCAAGGGCGAGGGACTGGACACCGCCGAGGTGATGGAGGTCGGCGGCGGCGAGCTGACCATCTACGACAACCTCGCCGCGAACGAGGAGAAGGTCTGCTGGTCGGACCTGTGCCGGGGCCCGCACCTGCCGAACACCCGACTGATCGGGGCGTTCAAGCTGATGCGCTCGGCCGCCGCGTACTGGCGCGGGTCGGAGAAGAACCCGCAGCTGCAGCGGGTCTACGGCACCGCCTGGCCGACCCGGGACGCGCTGAAGGCGTACCTGAAGCTGTTGGAGGAGGCCGCCCGGCGCGACCACCGCAAGCTCGGCGCGGACCTGGACCTGTTCAGCTTCCCCGACGAGCTGGGCTCCGGCCTGCCGGTCTTCCACCCCAAGGGCGGCATCATCCGCCGGGAGATGGAGAACTACTCCCGGATCAAGCACGAGCAGGCCGGGTACGCCTTCGTCAACACCCCGCACATCACCAAGGGCAACCTGTACGAGGTCTCCGGGCACCTCGACTGGTACGCCGACGGCATGTTCCCGCCGATGGAGGTCGACGGCGCGAACTACTACCTCAAGCCGATGAACTGCCCGATGCACGACCTGATCTTCCGCTCCCGGGGCCGGTCCTACCGGGAGCTGCCGTTGCGGATGTTCGAGTTCGGCACGGTCTACCGGTACGAGAAGTCCGGCGTGGTGCACGGCCTGACCCGGGTCCGGGGCATGACCCAGGACGACGCGCACATCTTCTGCACCGAGGAGCAGATGGCCGGCGAGCTGAAGTCGCTGCTCGCCTTCGTCCTCGAACTGCTGGGCGACTACGGCATGGACGACTTCTACCTTGAGCTGTCCACCCGCAACCCGGCGAAGTCGGTAGGCACCGACGAGAACTGGGAGCGGGCCACCGAGGCGCTGCGCTCGGCCGCCGAGGAGTCCGGGCTGGCCCTGGTGCCCGACCCGGAGGGTGCGGCCTTCTACGGCCCGAAGATCTCCGTGCAGGTCAAGGACGCCATCGGGCGGACCTGGCAGATGTCCACCATCCAGGTCGACTTCAACCTGCCGGAGCGCTTCGGCCTGGAGTACCAGGCCGCCGACGGCAGCCGGCAGCGGCCGGTGATGATCCACCGGGCGCTCTTCGGCTCGATCGAGCGGTTCTTCGGGGTGCTCACCGAGCACTACGCCGGTGCGTTCCCGGCCTGGCTGGCCCCGGTGCAGGTGGTCGGCATCCCGATCCGCGAGGAGCACACCGAACACCTGGACGGCTTCGTCGCGGCGCTGCGCGCCGAGGGCATCCGGGCCCAGGTCGACACCGGCGACGACCGGATGCAGAAGAAGATCCGCACCGCCCAGCAGCAGAAGATCCCGTTCATGGTGATCGCCGGCGACGACGACGTGGCCGCCGGCACGGTCTCCTTCCGCTACCGCGACGGCTCCCAGCGCAACGGCGTACCGATCGACGAGGCGGTCACCCACGTCCTCGACGTGGTCCGCACCCGCACCAACACCGGCCCCTCCGCCTGA
- a CDS encoding HIT family protein → MADGLDRLWTPHRMTYISGADRPEGGYEKPTGCPFCLAPGRPEPESLVVARGEHVFVVLNLYPYNPGHLLVCPYRHVADYTDLTAEETVELGTYTQTAMRVVRQASSAHGFNLGMNQGGVAGAGIAAHLHQHVVPRWGGDANFMPVIGRTKVLPQLLTDTRTLLSDAWPS, encoded by the coding sequence ATGGCCGACGGGCTGGATCGGCTCTGGACACCACACCGGATGACCTACATCTCCGGGGCGGACCGCCCCGAGGGTGGGTACGAGAAGCCGACCGGTTGCCCGTTCTGCCTCGCGCCGGGCCGCCCCGAGCCGGAAAGCCTGGTCGTGGCCAGGGGCGAGCACGTCTTCGTGGTGCTCAACCTGTACCCGTACAACCCGGGGCACCTGTTGGTATGCCCGTACCGGCACGTCGCCGACTACACCGACCTGACCGCCGAGGAGACCGTCGAGCTGGGCACCTACACCCAGACCGCGATGCGGGTGGTCCGCCAGGCCAGCAGCGCCCACGGCTTCAACCTGGGGATGAACCAGGGTGGGGTGGCCGGTGCCGGGATCGCCGCCCACCTGCACCAGCACGTCGTACCGCGCTGGGGTGGGGACGCCAACTTCATGCCGGTGATCGGCCGGACGAAGGTCCTCCCGCAGTTGCTCACCGACACCCGTACGTTGCTCTCCGACGCCTGGCCGTCCTGA
- a CDS encoding CG0192-related protein, with protein sequence MALLHRAELRPTKFELLAAWMPGREWFHGRVGRTVDRVAAYRFDDPAGQVGIETLLVRTGEGPVHQVPLTYRDAPIEGADGHLIGVADHTVLGRRWVYDAIGDPVYAAALASAVLAGTGQASEYFESDGGREYRAPSMTVAVVGAGPAAVPQVGAVLRVVDADPAVVVTDAVELTVCRRLGADRSLPADAPVLTGTWDGQPTALALAYASPR encoded by the coding sequence ATGGCTCTGCTTCACCGCGCTGAACTGCGTCCCACCAAGTTCGAGCTGCTGGCCGCCTGGATGCCCGGTCGGGAGTGGTTCCACGGTCGGGTCGGCCGGACCGTCGACCGGGTGGCCGCGTACCGGTTCGACGACCCGGCCGGCCAGGTGGGCATCGAGACCCTGCTGGTGCGCACCGGGGAGGGGCCGGTCCACCAGGTGCCGCTCACCTACCGGGACGCCCCGATCGAGGGCGCCGACGGTCATCTGATCGGGGTCGCCGACCACACGGTGCTCGGGCGACGCTGGGTGTACGACGCCATCGGTGACCCCGTCTACGCCGCCGCGCTGGCCTCGGCGGTGCTCGCCGGCACCGGCCAGGCGTCGGAGTACTTCGAGTCCGACGGCGGGCGGGAGTACCGCGCCCCGAGCATGACCGTCGCCGTGGTCGGTGCCGGGCCCGCCGCCGTACCGCAGGTGGGTGCCGTACTGCGGGTGGTGGACGCCGATCCGGCCGTCGTGGTCACCGACGCGGTCGAGTTGACCGTGTGCCGGCGGTTGGGTGCCGACCGTTCCCTGCCGGCGGACGCCCCCGTGCTCACCGGCACCTGGGACGGCCAGCCGACCGCCCTCGCTCTGGCCTACGCCAGCCCACGGTGA
- a CDS encoding aldo/keto reductase — translation MSTRTLGRSGIEVSALGMGCWAIAGPWSEGTTPLGWGAVDDTESIRAVRRALELGVTLFDTADTYGAGHGERLLGQALGRQRDEAVIATKWGHTFDERARQATGRDATPAYLRRAVRESLRRLGTDRIDLYQLHLADLPVPRAQALIGELEELVSEGLIRAYGWSTDRADRAAVFGQEAPHAAAVQHALSVLRDAPDLLAVCDKYDLASINRGPLGMGLLTGKYTPASTLPRDDVRGLSSGWLEWFRSGRPAPEWLRRVEAARAALTADGRTLAQGALGWIWARSGRTIPIPGCRTVAQVEENAAALALGPLQPDHFVEVERQLAALRTAALREVDRPYWPSPMLPTAWP, via the coding sequence ATGTCGACGCGCACGTTGGGCCGCAGCGGCATCGAGGTCAGCGCCCTGGGTATGGGCTGTTGGGCGATCGCCGGCCCGTGGTCGGAGGGCACCACCCCGCTGGGCTGGGGTGCGGTGGACGACACCGAGTCGATCAGGGCGGTCCGTCGGGCGCTCGAGCTCGGGGTGACCCTCTTCGACACCGCCGACACCTACGGTGCGGGGCACGGTGAACGGCTCCTCGGGCAGGCACTCGGCCGTCAGCGGGACGAGGCGGTGATCGCCACCAAGTGGGGTCACACGTTCGACGAGCGGGCCCGGCAGGCCACCGGCCGGGACGCCACGCCGGCGTACCTGCGCCGGGCGGTACGGGAATCGCTGCGTCGCCTCGGCACCGACCGGATCGACCTGTACCAGCTGCATCTGGCGGATCTGCCGGTGCCCCGGGCGCAGGCGCTGATCGGCGAGCTGGAGGAGCTGGTCTCCGAGGGGCTGATCCGGGCGTACGGCTGGAGCACCGACCGGGCGGACCGAGCGGCCGTCTTCGGGCAGGAGGCCCCGCACGCCGCCGCCGTGCAGCACGCCCTCTCGGTGCTGCGCGACGCCCCCGACCTGCTCGCCGTCTGTGACAAGTACGACCTGGCCAGCATCAACCGGGGGCCGCTGGGGATGGGGTTGCTCACCGGCAAGTACACCCCGGCCTCGACCCTGCCCCGAGACGACGTACGGGGTCTCTCCTCGGGCTGGCTGGAGTGGTTCCGCAGTGGCCGGCCGGCCCCGGAGTGGTTGCGCCGGGTCGAGGCGGCCCGCGCCGCGTTGACCGCCGACGGGCGCACCCTGGCCCAGGGGGCGTTGGGCTGGATCTGGGCCCGCAGCGGGCGGACCATCCCGATCCCGGGCTGCCGGACGGTCGCCCAGGTCGAGGAGAACGCCGCCGCCCTGGCGCTGGGCCCTCTCCAGCCGGACCACTTCGTCGAGGTGGAGCGGCAACTGGCCGCCCTGCGTACCGCCGCCCTGCGGGAGGTGGACCGTCCCTACTGGCCCAGCCCCATGCTGCCCACCGCCTGGCCCTGA
- the pgsA gene encoding phosphatidylinositol phosphate synthase: protein MAKIFQVSARAGMTRVVEPVARGLLKAGVTPNTVTVAGTVGVLVGALGFGARGHLVTGALIVTVFALTDLLDGTMARMSGGSTRFGAFLDSSMDRVADSAVFGAVAYWLATQGDYPSVAAALLCLAVGGLVSYVKARAEGLGMTCNVGIAERTERLLIVGVGGLLTGLGVDRALPIALWLLAAVSVFTVGQRMVHVHRQARQLEPGGQR from the coding sequence ATGGCGAAGATCTTCCAAGTGTCGGCCCGAGCGGGGATGACCCGCGTCGTCGAGCCCGTCGCACGCGGCCTGCTGAAAGCGGGCGTCACCCCCAACACGGTCACCGTGGCGGGCACCGTCGGGGTGCTCGTCGGTGCCCTCGGCTTCGGTGCCCGCGGCCACCTGGTCACCGGAGCGCTCATCGTCACCGTCTTCGCGTTGACCGACCTGCTCGACGGGACGATGGCCCGGATGTCGGGCGGCTCCACCCGCTTCGGCGCGTTCCTCGACTCGAGCATGGACCGGGTCGCCGACAGCGCGGTCTTCGGCGCCGTGGCCTACTGGCTCGCCACCCAGGGCGACTACCCGTCGGTGGCGGCGGCCCTGCTCTGCCTGGCCGTCGGCGGTCTCGTCTCGTACGTGAAGGCCCGCGCCGAGGGACTCGGCATGACCTGCAACGTGGGCATCGCCGAGCGTACCGAGCGGTTGCTCATCGTCGGCGTCGGCGGCCTGCTCACCGGCCTCGGCGTGGACCGGGCCCTGCCGATCGCGCTCTGGCTGCTCGCGGCGGTCTCGGTGTTCACCGTCGGGCAGCGGATGGTCCACGTCCACCGGCAGGCCCGCCAGCTCGAGCCGGGCGGCCAGCGGTGA
- a CDS encoding phosphatidylinositol mannoside acyltransferase gives MNATELGYVAGWRLVRALPRPMVAAAFRAGADRSHRRGGAGARRLRANLRRVVGPAMPEAELDDLVRQGLRSYARYWMEAFRLPALSREQILAEFRLGNSESLAADVAAGRGAVVALPHAGNWDLAGAWAAATGWPITTVAERLKPEGVFERFVAFREGLGMEILPNHGGTRPTFDVLVDRLGVGTVVPLLADRDLSARGVEVDFFGGRTRMPAGPALLAIRTGAPLYVASMWYEPDAACAALDGPLTLPAPDSGPLDQRVRLLTQRIADGLAAGIARHPQDWHMLQRMWLDQKGPGPDRTRPPAATGSV, from the coding sequence GTGAACGCGACCGAGCTCGGGTACGTCGCCGGTTGGCGGCTGGTCCGCGCGCTGCCCCGGCCGATGGTCGCCGCCGCCTTCCGGGCCGGGGCGGACCGGTCCCACCGTCGCGGCGGTGCCGGGGCCCGCCGGCTGCGGGCCAACCTACGCCGGGTGGTCGGCCCGGCGATGCCCGAGGCCGAGCTGGACGACCTGGTCCGGCAGGGTCTGCGGTCGTACGCCCGGTACTGGATGGAGGCCTTCCGGCTGCCCGCGCTGAGCCGGGAGCAGATCCTGGCCGAGTTCCGGCTGGGCAACTCCGAGTCGCTGGCCGCCGACGTGGCGGCCGGGCGGGGCGCGGTGGTGGCGCTGCCGCACGCCGGGAACTGGGACCTGGCCGGTGCCTGGGCGGCGGCCACCGGCTGGCCGATCACCACGGTCGCCGAGCGGCTCAAGCCCGAGGGGGTCTTCGAGCGGTTCGTGGCCTTCCGGGAGGGGCTGGGGATGGAGATCCTGCCCAACCACGGTGGTACCCGGCCCACCTTCGACGTGCTGGTGGACCGGCTGGGCGTCGGTACGGTGGTGCCGCTGCTCGCCGACCGGGACCTCTCCGCCCGGGGCGTGGAGGTGGACTTCTTCGGCGGCCGCACCCGGATGCCGGCCGGCCCCGCGCTGCTGGCCATCCGGACCGGCGCCCCGCTCTACGTCGCCTCGATGTGGTACGAACCGGACGCGGCCTGTGCCGCCCTCGACGGTCCGCTGACCCTGCCGGCACCCGACAGCGGCCCGCTGGACCAGCGGGTCCGGCTGCTGACCCAGCGAATTGCCGACGGTCTGGCGGCGGGCATCGCCCGTCATCCGCAAGACTGGCACATGTTGCAGCGTATGTGGCTGGACCAGAAGGGCCCGGGACCGGACCGTACGAGGCCCCCGGCCGCCACCGGCTCGGTCTGA
- a CDS encoding glycosyltransferase family 4 protein: MRIGIVCPYSFDVPGGVQNHVMDLAEALIGLGHQVSVLAPADEDSELPAYVVPAGRAVPLPYNGSVARIAFGPVSTARVRRWIIRGDFDVLHVHEPLTLSLSMLAVLSARGPVVATFHTAMTRSRVLSAAQGALRIVLERITARIAVSALARKVQVEHLDGGAVEIPNGVTVRKYAGVDPLPGWPGECAPGVGGSIGFLGRFTEARKGFPILRDAFVELARQRPGLRLLVAGPGDPDDLYGRFPADLRERVDFLGRVSEADKARMLRSVHLYVAPNTGGESFGMILTEALAAGTTVVASDLDAFRRVLDQGRAGCLFPNGDAVALRTILGELLDDPVRRAALTACGDQVVAGFDWPVVARRVVEVYAAAIEATDGRVIDQEWVGLG, translated from the coding sequence GTGCGGATCGGCATCGTGTGCCCGTACTCCTTCGACGTTCCCGGCGGAGTGCAGAACCACGTCATGGACCTCGCCGAGGCCCTGATCGGGCTCGGTCACCAGGTGAGCGTGCTCGCCCCGGCCGACGAGGACTCCGAACTACCGGCGTACGTGGTGCCGGCCGGCCGGGCGGTGCCGCTGCCGTACAACGGTTCGGTGGCCCGGATCGCCTTCGGCCCGGTCTCCACCGCCCGGGTCCGGCGCTGGATCATCCGGGGTGACTTCGACGTGCTGCACGTGCACGAGCCGCTCACCCTCAGCCTGTCGATGCTCGCGGTCCTGTCCGCCCGGGGGCCGGTGGTGGCCACCTTCCACACCGCGATGACCCGGTCCCGGGTGCTCTCGGCGGCCCAGGGGGCGCTGCGGATCGTGCTGGAGCGGATCACCGCCCGGATCGCGGTGAGCGCGCTGGCCCGCAAGGTGCAGGTCGAACACCTCGACGGCGGGGCGGTGGAGATCCCCAACGGGGTCACCGTGCGTAAGTACGCCGGGGTCGATCCGCTGCCCGGGTGGCCGGGGGAGTGCGCCCCGGGCGTCGGCGGCAGCATCGGTTTCCTGGGCCGGTTCACCGAGGCCCGCAAGGGCTTCCCGATCCTGCGTGACGCCTTCGTCGAGCTGGCCCGGCAACGGCCCGGCCTGCGGCTGCTGGTCGCCGGCCCCGGTGACCCGGACGACCTCTACGGCCGGTTCCCGGCCGACCTGCGCGAGCGGGTGGACTTCCTCGGACGGGTCTCCGAGGCGGACAAGGCACGCATGTTACGCAGTGTGCATCTCTACGTCGCGCCGAACACCGGTGGGGAATCATTCGGGATGATCCTCACCGAGGCCCTCGCCGCCGGCACCACGGTCGTCGCCAGCGACCTGGACGCGTTCCGTCGGGTGCTCGACCAGGGGCGGGCCGGCTGCCTCTTCCCCAACGGTGACGCCGTGGCGCTGCGGACGATCCTCGGCGAACTGCTGGACGATCCGGTGCGTCGGGCCGCGCTGACCGCCTGCGGCGACCAGGTGGTGGCGGGCTTCGACTGGCCCGTGGTGGCCCGGCGGGTGGTGGAGGTCTACGCCGCCGCCATCGAGGCGACCGACGGGCGGGTCATCGACCAGGAATGGGTGGGGCTGGGCTGA
- the pdxS gene encoding pyridoxal 5'-phosphate synthase lyase subunit PdxS: MSESTAAPASATPTVGTARVKRGMAEMLKGGVIMDVVTAEQAKIAEDAGAVAVMALERVPADIRAQGGVSRMSDPDMIDGIINAVSIPVMAKARIGHFVEAQILQSLGVDYVDESEVLTPADYANHIDKWAFTVPFVCGATNLGEALRRITEGAAMIRSKGEAGTGDVSNATTHMRKIRQEIRRLQTLPTDELFVAAKELQAPYELVKEIAETGKLPVVLFTAGGIATPADAAMMMQLGAEGVFVGSGIFKSGNPAQRAAAIVKATTFHDDPDVLAKVSRGLGEAMVGINVDDIPQPHRLAERGW; the protein is encoded by the coding sequence GTGTCCGAATCCACCGCCGCACCCGCCAGCGCCACGCCGACCGTCGGCACCGCCCGCGTCAAGCGCGGCATGGCCGAGATGCTCAAGGGCGGCGTCATCATGGACGTGGTCACCGCCGAGCAGGCCAAGATCGCTGAGGACGCCGGCGCGGTCGCGGTGATGGCCCTCGAGCGGGTTCCCGCCGACATCCGTGCCCAGGGCGGGGTGTCCCGGATGAGCGACCCCGACATGATCGACGGCATCATCAACGCGGTCTCCATCCCGGTGATGGCCAAGGCCCGCATCGGCCACTTCGTCGAGGCCCAGATCCTGCAGTCGCTCGGCGTCGACTACGTCGACGAGTCCGAGGTGCTCACCCCGGCCGACTACGCCAACCACATCGACAAGTGGGCTTTCACCGTGCCGTTCGTCTGTGGCGCGACCAACCTGGGTGAGGCGCTGCGCCGGATCACCGAGGGCGCGGCCATGATCCGCTCCAAGGGCGAGGCCGGCACCGGTGACGTCTCCAACGCCACCACCCACATGCGCAAGATCCGTCAGGAGATCCGTCGGCTGCAGACGCTGCCCACCGACGAGCTCTTCGTCGCGGCCAAGGAGCTGCAGGCCCCGTACGAGCTGGTCAAGGAGATCGCCGAGACCGGCAAGCTGCCGGTGGTGCTCTTCACCGCCGGTGGGATCGCCACCCCGGCCGACGCGGCGATGATGATGCAGCTCGGCGCGGAGGGTGTCTTCGTCGGCTCCGGCATCTTCAAGTCCGGCAACCCGGCCCAGCGGGCCGCCGCGATCGTCAAGGCCACCACCTTCCACGACGACCCGGACGTGCTGGCCAAGGTCTCCCGGGGCCTGGGTGAGGCGATGGTCGGCATCAACGTCGACGACATCCCCCAGCCGCACCGCCTGGCCGAGCGCGGCTGGTGA
- the pdxT gene encoding pyridoxal 5'-phosphate synthase glutaminase subunit PdxT — MTVPVIGVLALQGDVREHVTALTDAGAEARAVRRAEELDAVDGLVIPGGESTTISKLVDIFELREPIDKRIAAGLPVYGSCAGMIMLATEVLDGRPDQRGFAGIDMTVRRNAFGRQVDSFEAPVEIAGVEGGPLHAVFIRAPWVERVGDDVEVLGTVTAGPAAGRIVAVRHHHLLATSFHPELTGDARLHAYFVDLVRAAR; from the coding sequence GTGACGGTACCCGTGATCGGCGTGCTCGCATTGCAGGGCGACGTCCGCGAACACGTCACCGCGCTGACCGACGCGGGCGCCGAGGCGCGCGCGGTGCGTCGGGCGGAGGAGTTGGACGCGGTCGACGGGCTGGTGATCCCGGGTGGGGAGTCCACCACGATCAGCAAGCTCGTCGACATCTTCGAGCTGCGCGAGCCGATCGACAAGCGGATCGCCGCCGGCCTGCCGGTCTACGGCTCCTGCGCCGGCATGATCATGCTGGCCACCGAGGTCCTCGACGGCCGGCCCGACCAGCGGGGCTTCGCCGGGATCGACATGACGGTCCGGCGCAACGCCTTCGGCCGCCAGGTCGACTCGTTCGAGGCACCGGTGGAGATCGCCGGGGTCGAGGGCGGCCCGCTGCACGCGGTCTTCATCCGCGCCCCCTGGGTCGAGCGGGTCGGCGACGACGTCGAGGTGCTCGGCACGGTCACCGCCGGCCCGGCCGCCGGGCGGATCGTGGCGGTCCGCCACCACCACCTGCTGGCCACCTCGTTCCACCCGGAACTCACCGGCGACGCTCGGCTGCACGCCTACTTCGTGGACCTGGTCCGCGCGGCGCGCTGA